AAGGAGATAGGCCAGTTAGTGCCGATTCTGGATTTTAGTTTTGACAGTTCTAAAGGTGGTGCATTCATGCTGCAGAATAAAGTCACTCAGTTATCTGTGACTGATCCTGCCCATTACTTACTACAGATTTATCTCCTGCGGTTCTGTCCAATATGTACATTTTTCAGCGCCTTGCATTTCCTGGAGTGCATAGCGAATTGGATTAGAGGATGGAAAAAAGTCGGTTTGCTGTGATGTGCCCCTGCAAGTTATACTGGAGCCTCAATTTTTCACAACAATTGATAATTTTGTTTTGATAAAGGAATAGAGGGATGCATATCCAAGTTTGGTGACTGCAGTAAATTAGTTGGTACAATGAATAATGTTGATGGGATCAGGAATATGGACAGGTGTGGAAAAGACTAATGGATATAGGCACTGTAGGCTAAATAAGGAAGACCTTAATACTTCTAACAAGTTCCCTAAACGGTTCTTAATGATAACGTCATCTGCACATATTACAGCTTATACAACAACGGTTATACAACAACGGTTGCATAAGCAGGATCAAAGTATTCATCTTCAACACAACTTCAGAAACTAAAAAAGAAAATTATTGAATAATAACCTGCAAGGACAGACCCGGTGTGTTCTAATCTTTGGGCCAATCCGTTCAGAGATGCTCAGATGACTTCTGAATACAATAGACTGTGAGAGAAAGGAAggcaaaacaaagaacaaacaaagaacagtacagcacaggaacaggcaattcggccctccaagcctgcgccgatcttgatgcctgcctaagctaaaacgttctgcacttccgggaatcgTATCCCGCTATTCTCATCtgattcatgtatttgtcgagttgcctcttaaacgtcattatcgtacctgcttccaccacctcccccagcagcaagttccagggactcatcgccctctgtgtaaagaacttgcctcgcacaacccctctatacgtagcccctctcaccttaaacctatgtcccctagtaactgactcttccaccctgggaaaaagtttctgaacagccactctgtccatgccgctcatcacTTCATTAGCCTCtatcatgtcatccctccacctccgtcgttccagtgaatgcaatccgtgtttatccaacctctcctcatagctaatgccctccagaccaggcaacatcctagtaaacctctctgtaccctctccatagcctccacgtccttctggtagtgtggcgaccagaattgcacacaatattctaagtgtggcctaactaaagttctgtacagctgcaacatgacttgccagtttttatactctatgccccgagcgatgaaagcaagcatgctgtctgccttcttgactaccttatccacctgcgttgccactttcaatgacctgtggacctggacgcccagatctctctgcctgccaatactcctaagggttctgccatttactgtatacctcccacctgcattagatcttccaaaatgcattatctcacacgtaTCCGGATGAAAATCTGAGATGGCAAGGTGAAAACTGAAAAAGCAGTGTCATACAGGtatgctgccagacacaagatGAGTTCATTGGTCAGCATGAGATGCAATATCAAATGAAGCAGCGACCTGTTGACATATTATCACCAAGCTTAATAACACAGCAAATGGTGCAACAGACAAAAGCTCATCGGCATTTGAACTGCTGCCTTCGCTCAAGCGAATCAGATAAAGTTAAGGGGTGATATTTCCTCCTGATGAGTTGTCGCCCTTTGTGATCATCTCTCTGTGACAGTAATCTCATACTCACTCTCTGTAATGAGCTGCGGAATAAGAATAAAGAAGCTTTTAACAGATGCCTCATCATTTTCCACTTTTCAGGCTTGAGGGGTCTGTATATGGACTATCCAGGAAAAGGTAAAGACATGTTTCGCCTATTTTGTGGCAAAAGCAAAACATTGGAATGATGGTCGTTATATCAAAGGTGCTGGAATATAAAGGGGTGGACGTTATGGAACAGTTATATACAGATATGGTTAGCTATATGTTATGCCACTTTCGATAATGCAAGGGAGAATTACGCTGAATATAGAAAGCGCAAAGTAACTGTGATAGGAACAATAAAAAAGGCCAAGCGATAGTTCGAGAATAGATTTGTGGTTAACCTTACAGGGAATATAAAGATATTCTCGTGGCATATTCACAGTGGCAGGTTTGTCAGAGAAGTGGTGGTATTTATTCGGGACAATCTACTGGTAAAAGCAGAAGACATAGCTGATGTACTAACTGATTTACATCAGTATGTCATCAGGAATATGACTTTGCCAAGGATATGGTAAGTAGGGAAGCTGTCTCAATAttggatgacacaaaattggttcaAGGGAAGGCAATAAATGGGCTGCCAGTAGTTAAAGTGCATACGCCAACCAATCGGGGTTGGATGAATTCTAGGTTGCTGCGGGAAATAAGGGTAGACATTGCGGAGATGATGGTCACAATCTCACAATCCCTCATGGATGCAGGGGTGTTGCTAGAGGAATGCAAATGTTTCAACCTtgttcaaaaatacagaaaagttaTAAACTTGACAACTGCAGAGAttgggtggtggggaagcttttcgaAACAAGTATCAAGGGGAAATGTAACATTCACTTGGGCAACGTGTGCACTGCATAAGGAAAACCTGTACAGATTGAGTAATGGCAAAttctgtttgactaacttgctcgaGCGTGGGCGGAAGCAAACAGTGCAGCTGGTGTTTTGTACATGTTCCTCCAAAGTATGTTTGATAAAGCACTGCAAAAAAAGACCTTTTGGCAAAATATAAGCCTGGAATAAAAATAAGGAGGTCGCAGCATGACCAGAAAATCAGCTGAGACAGAGAAAACAGAAttgtggtgaatgattgttttcCAGAATGAAAGGAGGTATACCGTGGTGTTCTACAGGATTCTGTACTAGCACCACTGTTGTCTTAGTTATCGGTTAATGATTTTCGATTTACTGGTATCAAGCACAAAATATAATTTGCAAATGACATGCAACAGTGTGGAGGATAGTTAAAGAATCATATAAGTATATAATGGCTACAGCACATAAGAGGTccacgcaggaaggatgttcccgatggtgggggagtccagaacgaggggtcatagtctaagaacacgggataaacctttcaagactgagatgaggagacatttcttcacctcgagagtggtgagcctgtagaattcgctaccacagaacgaAGTCGAGGCCAATtcatcgtatgttttcaagaaggagttaagtgTAACTCTtgcggcgaaagggatcaaagtatatagggggaaagtgggaacagattactgagttggatgatcagccatgatcatactgaatagcggagcaggctcaaagggctgaagggcctactccagctcctattttttatgtttctatgtttctataacaatTACATTTTGAAAGTGTGCAGTCAGTGATAATATGTAAGTAAGTGTTTTTTAATAAGCAAGACAACCCAAAGTAAGAATTTCCCAGGAATCTTCGTGCGAAGAATGCACTTCGAAATTGATCAGTAATTTCTGACGCACTTCCTCTtgctctcttgcagttaatttgatTGCCATCGTGATcctatcccgaggaaagtgcggtctacccacatgtatcactctctacctgttGGCCATGGTTGTGAcggatctattggtcattatcactgaggtcgtaTTGTTTCGGATTAGTTATGAATTTTACCCAGGATCATTACTGTCCATCACTCCTGTGTGCAGTATCATTGCTGTCCTGACTCGTGCATCCAGAGACAGCTCGGTCTGGTTaaccatcactttctcctttgatcgctttgttgctatttgttgccaaaagcagaaaagaaaatattgcacGAAGAACACAGCATCTGTGGTTATAGCAACAACGTGCATTCTTCTGAGTTTGAAAAGCATTGTTTGGTACTTTATATATAAACCACAGGAGatcatcgacaatgtaccgtggttttgTGATCCTaaaccaagctattttactgaacccggatgggtggcctttgactggtttgatacgatTTTAACTCCAATGCTCCCATTTGCATTGATCTTGCTACTCAACGCTCTgacggtcagacacattttagttgccaatcgtgtccGCGAGGGATTAAGGGGACAgaccaagggagagaatcacatcgacccagagatggaaagcagaaggaagtcgGTTATTTTACTCTTCACAATTTCTGGTtgcttcatacttctatggttgaCCTATGTTACAGAGTTCTTCTATTATAACATTGCAGGGACAGCTCTCCTGGACTACAATCACTCATTAAATACTTTTGCTCGCGTCGGAtttatgctgcagaatttaagttcctgtacaaacacttttatttatggggtgacgcagagcaaattcagagagcagttcaagagcattATGAAACATCCGATTATCATGATTACGAAACTTATTTGCAATAAGAAGTGCTGAGCTCAGTACAGAGGCAGTAATGGTCGTTCCCAGTTCAAACTATGGAAAATAATAAAAAGAGAAAGGATATTTGGAGTCAGGCCGCTATTGTTGGATGATGCGCCATTTTGGttcaggtgcaggagagtcattttGATGACATTCAGCTGAGATATTTTGAATCTTAGTTCATCCCTTCCGTGCAACAAGCAATGAATCGCATCCATAGTGATGCCTCGCCATTAAGTGGAAAGACAGACCTGGCTGCTGTTTAAGGTAGATATTGTGTAATattgcaaattgaattttggcttttcttgctgaaggaatagagtataaaagtagcggAGTGGTGCCGCAACTGTACAAGGCAgtcgtgagaccacacctggagtattgtctacagttttggtccccctacctgaggagggatgcagttgcattggaagcagttcagaggaggctcacgagattgattccagggatgagggtcttgtCTTATGAAAACATTTTGGACACTTTAGGCATTTTCTCTCTCGAGATTATAACAATGAGAGGAAGTCTAAAGGAGGTATATAACATGATTAAGGGGATTGCCAaagtagatgtagataggatgtttcctctggtggggcaatttagacagaaaggtcatagttttaggataagggacagcagatttaaaacagagatgaggagaaatgacttctctcTTTGGGTCGTGAGTTGTtgcaattcactaccccagagtacggtggatgccgtgactaaggaggagacagacagttttttaattagtaatgggttgaaaggttatggagaatggacaggaaaatggagttgaggccgagatgggattagcaatgatcgtattgaatggtggtgcaggctcgaggggctgaattgcctactcctatttcttatgttctgatgtaaCAAGGTGCCATTTTTAtttacttgttaaaaaaaaaaagctgaatAGAATCTGAAATTTTACTGCATAACCATGATGAACGTCTACCATTTTGGATATGTTTGGGGgggcgacctaccagaggaaagacacagtggccaggtctctggcactgagtctGGCTCagaggctcagaagggaagggggagaataggagagcgacagtgataggacattcaatggttagaggaacagacaggagattatgTTGTCGCGAACGAGACTCGCAGTTGGTATGTTGCtgaccgggtgccagggtcagggatgtctcggatcgagtccacaggattcttaagggggagggggagcagccagaggtcgtggtacatatcggtaccaatgacatagccaggaaaagtgatgaggacctgaaaagcgaatatcgggagttaggttggaagctgaaaggcaggacgagcagagcagtaatctcaggattgttatcgGTACCACGTgttagtgaggcgagaaacagggagcgagtgcagctgaacacgtggctacagaactggtgtaggagggagggattcagatacgtGGATCATTGGgagaccttctggggaaggtgggacctgcacaagaaggacgggttgcatctgaactggaggggcaccaatatcctgggcgggaggtttgcttgagttcttcgggagggtttaaactagtttggcgggggatgggaaccggagccacggatcagtggatggggtagctgttgaacaggcagataccgagtgtagagagtctgtgaggaaggttagacagttgacacgacaaagttgcagccagtatgatgggttgaagtgtgtctattttaacgcaagaagtgtcaggaaaaaGAGtggtgaacttagagcatggatgagTACTTGgatctacgatgttgtggccattacggagacgtggatatcacaggggcaggaatggatggtgGATGTTcatgggtttagatgtttcaaaaggaatagggagggaggtaaaagaggtgggggagtggcattgttaatcagggttagtaccacagctgcagaaagggaggtcgtcgaggagggtttgtctactgagtcattatgggtggaaatcagaagcaggaaaggagcagtcactttgttgggagttttctgcagaccccccaatagcaacagagacatggtggaacagattggaaggcagattttggaaaaatgcagaagtaacagggttgttgtgatgggtgacttcaacttccctaatattgattggaacctccttagtgcaaattgtttggatggagcagtttttgtcaggtgtgtccaggaaggtttcctgacccaatatgtagataggccggctCGAGGGGAGATTATgttgacttggtgcttggcaacgaaccaggccaggtggcagatctctcgttgggagagcattttggtgatagtgatcacaactccctgacctttactatagtcatggagagggacaggagcagacgggataggaacatatttaattgggggaggggaattacaatgctatttggCATGAAATGGGGAGCATAGATTAGGAACAGAtgctctcagggaaatgcacgacagaaatgtggaggttgtttaggacgcacttgctgcgactgctggataggtttgtcccgatgaggcagggaagggatggtaaggtgaaggaatcttggatgacaagagatgtggaacagctagtcaagggaaagaaggaagcttacttaaggttgaggaagcaaggatcagacagggctccagagggttacaatgtAGCCAGGAagtaactgaagaatggacttaggagagctggaaggggacatgaaaacgaCTTGGcggacaggattaaggaaaatcccaaggcgttctacacttatgtgaggaacaagaggatggccagagtgagggtagggccgatcagggatagtggagggaacttgtgcctggagtcggaggaggtaggtgaggtcctaaatgaatactttgcttcagtattcactattgAGAGggtcctggtcgtttgtgaggacagcgtggaacagactgatatgctcgaacatgttgaggttaagagggaggatgtgctggaaattgtgaattatatgaggacagataagtccccggagccagacgggatatacccaaggatattacgggaagcgagggaagagattg
This portion of the Heterodontus francisci isolate sHetFra1 unplaced genomic scaffold, sHetFra1.hap1 HAP1_SCAFFOLD_257, whole genome shotgun sequence genome encodes:
- the LOC137364608 gene encoding probable G-protein coupled receptor 139; the encoded protein is MVVTDLLVIITEVVLFRISYEFYPGSLLSITPVCSIIAVLTRASRDSSVWLTITFSFDRFVAICCQKQKRKYCTKNTASVVIATTCILLSLKSIVWYFIYKPQEIIDNVPWFCDPKPSYFTEPGWVAFDWFDTILTPMLPFALILLLNALTVRHILVANRVREGLRGQTKGENHIDPEMESRRKSVILLFTISGCFILLWLTYVTEFFYYNIAGTALLDYNHSLNTFARVGFMLQNLSSCTNTFIYGVTQSKFREQFKSIMKHPIIMITKLICNKKC